A section of the Jaculus jaculus isolate mJacJac1 chromosome 6, mJacJac1.mat.Y.cur, whole genome shotgun sequence genome encodes:
- the Rassf9 gene encoding ras association domain-containing protein 9 — MAPFGRNLLKTRHKSRSPTKDMDSEEKEIVVWVCQEEKIVCGLTKRTTSADVIQALLEEHETTFGEKRFLLGKSSDYCLVEKWRGSERALPPLTRMLKLWKAWGEEQPNLQFVLVKADAFLPVPLWKTAEAKLVQNTEKPWELSPANYMKTLPPDKQKRIVRKTFRKLAKIRQDAGSQDRDHMETLVHLIISQDHTIHQQVQRMKELDLEIERCEAKFHLDRVENDGENYVQDAYLTPSCSEAEPRLDLAASEESPRGEPASERERMAQLDERLRYYRALIDGLSAEIQREVTSACMVDDARDEDVPEGAAAWDLEGRDLESVKCDLERSMKAGLKIHSHLSGIQKEIKHSDSLLQTKAKEYELLAKELSSLHMSNKDGCQAKESRGGNECEAPSSGGEVPAFTQRMCNTYTNDTDSDTGISSNHSQDSETAVGDVLLLST; from the coding sequence ATCTCCAACTAAAGACATGGATTCTGAAGAGAAGGAAATTGTGGTTTGGGTTTGCCAAGAAGAGAAGATTGTCTGTGGATTAACCAAACGCACCACTTCGGCTGATGTCATCCAGGCCCTGCTTGAGGAACATGAGACGACGTTTGGGGAGAAGCGGTTTCTGCTGGGGAAGAGCAGCGACTACTGCCTCGTGGAGAAGTGGCGGGGCTCGGAGCGGGCGCTGCCTCCGCTCACCAGGATGCTCAAGCTCTGGAAGGCCTGGGGAGAGGAGCAGCCCAACTTGCAGTTCGTTCTGGTCAAAGCAGATGCTTTCCTTCCGGTTCCCTTGTGGAAGACGGCCGAGGCCAAGCTAGTGCAGAACACGGAAAAGCCTTGGGAGCTCAGCCCAGCAAATTACATGAAGACGTTGCCTCCGGATAAGCAAAAACGCATTGTCCGGAAAACCTTCCGGAAGCTGGCTAAAATCCGGCAGGATGCCGGTTCCCAGGACCGAGATCATATGGAGACACTGGTCCATCTGATCATCTCCCAGGACCACACCATCCATCAGCAGGTGCAGAGGATGAAAGAGCTGGATCTGGAGATCGAGAGGTGCGAAGCGAAGTTCCACCTGGACCGCGTGGAGAACGACGGGGAAAACTATGTGCAGGATGCTTACCTGACGCCCAGCTGCAGCGAGGcggagcccaggctggacttggcCGCGAGCGAGGAGAGCCCGCGCGGGGAGCCGGCCAGCGAGCGCGAGCGCATGGCGCAGCTGGACGAACGGCTGCGCTACTACCGCGCGCTCATCGACGGGCTCTCGGCCGAGATCCAGAGGGAGGTGACCAGCGCGTGCATGGTGGACGACGCCAGGGACGAGGACGTGCCGGAAGGGGCTGCCGCCTGGGACCTGGAGGGTCGGGATTTAGAGAGTGTTAAATGTGACCTGGAGAGAAGTATGAAAGCTGGCTTAAAAATCCACTCTCACTTGAGTGGCATCCAGAAAGAAATTAAACACAGTGACTCATTGCTGCAGACCAAGGCGAAAGAATACGAACTCCTAGCCAAGGAGCTCAGTTCCCTTCACATGAGCAACAAAGATGGATGCCAGGCGAAGGAAAGCCGAGGGGGGAATGAATGCGAGGCCCCCAGCAGCGGAGGGGAGGTCCCCGCATTCACCCAGAGGATGTGTAACACCTACACCAATGACACTGATTCAGACACGGGCATCAGTTCTAACCACAGTCAGGACTCAGAAACAGCCGTGGGAGATGTCCTGCTGCTGTCAACTTAG